Proteins from a genomic interval of Microbacterium esteraromaticum:
- the fdxA gene encoding ferredoxin: MTYVIALPCVDVKDRACIDECPVDCIYEGERSLYIHPDECVDCGACEPVCPVEAIYYEDDVPDEWSDYYSANVEFFDEIGSPGGAAKVGVYAFDHPVVAALSLPESADGQETGHD; encoded by the coding sequence ATGACCTACGTGATCGCGCTGCCGTGTGTGGACGTTAAGGACCGGGCATGCATCGATGAGTGCCCGGTGGACTGCATCTACGAGGGCGAGCGGTCGCTGTACATCCATCCCGACGAGTGCGTCGACTGCGGCGCCTGCGAGCCGGTCTGCCCCGTCGAGGCGATCTACTACGAGGATGACGTGCCCGACGAGTGGTCCGATTACTACTCCGCGAACGTCGAGTTCTTTGACGAGATCGGCTCACCGGGCGGCGCGGCGAAGGTCGGCGTGTACGCGTTCGATCACCCGGTCGTGGCGGCGTTGTCTCTGCCCGAGTCAGCCGACGGGCAGGAGACGGGCCATGACTGA
- a CDS encoding ABC transporter permease, which produces MPPENAIAEQVDLDTLSAGLDRLQSGQTDRTSPVRDVLSKVLPPIVLLLALLGIWQACVTIANPRPDKAPSPAQVVSALGDAWASGRLQEAVATSLERGVIGFVIAIVVGTPLALLLAEWKPLRRAAGPLISGLQVLPSVAWVPAAIIWFGLSDATAYFVILMGAIPSIVNGLLSGIDQVPPQLRRVGTVLGASRWQLATEIALPASLPGYVAGLKQGWAFSWRSLMAAEIIAVGGSIGFGLGSMLQQSRELADLAAVLGTIILILGIGILIELVIFGPLERRMLRGRGLILGGAR; this is translated from the coding sequence ATGCCTCCTGAGAACGCCATAGCAGAGCAGGTCGATCTCGACACGCTCTCGGCCGGCCTCGACCGGCTGCAGTCCGGCCAAACCGATCGCACGTCGCCCGTGCGCGACGTGCTGTCGAAGGTGCTGCCGCCAATCGTCCTGCTGCTCGCGCTGCTCGGCATCTGGCAGGCGTGCGTGACGATCGCGAACCCGCGCCCTGACAAAGCGCCCAGCCCCGCGCAGGTCGTCTCGGCCCTCGGCGACGCGTGGGCATCCGGCCGGTTGCAGGAAGCGGTGGCGACCAGCCTGGAGCGCGGAGTGATCGGGTTCGTCATCGCGATCGTCGTGGGCACACCGCTCGCACTGCTACTTGCGGAGTGGAAGCCGCTGCGGCGCGCCGCCGGTCCGCTCATCTCGGGCCTGCAGGTGCTGCCCTCGGTCGCCTGGGTGCCGGCTGCGATCATCTGGTTCGGCCTCTCTGACGCCACGGCCTACTTCGTGATCCTGATGGGCGCGATCCCCTCGATCGTCAACGGTCTGCTCTCGGGCATCGACCAGGTGCCGCCGCAGCTGCGCCGGGTCGGCACGGTGCTCGGCGCGAGCCGCTGGCAACTGGCCACTGAGATCGCGTTGCCGGCATCCCTGCCCGGCTATGTCGCCGGCCTCAAGCAGGGGTGGGCTTTCTCGTGGCGATCGCTGATGGCGGCCGAGATCATCGCTGTGGGCGGCTCGATCGGCTTCGGCCTCGGCTCGATGCTGCAGCAGTCCCGCGAACTCGCCGACCTCGCCGCCGTGCTCGGCACGATCATCCTGATCCTGGGCATCGGCATCCTGATCGAACTCGTGATCTTCGGGCCCCTCGAGCGGCGCATGCTGCGCGGGCGCGGCCTCATCCTCGGAGGTGCCAGATGA
- a CDS encoding ABC transporter substrate-binding protein: MKITRRTTALTALGLAVMMLAGCASASADQNGADLAEVRVGYFANVTHAPALVGISEGLLQDALGDVELKAEVLGAGPAAIEALSAGAIDAAYIGPNPAINTFIQSGGQSAKIIAGATSGGAALVVDDEITGIDDLRGSTIATPQLGNTQDVALRSWLTDEGLATSVSGGGDVNITPTENALTFTLFQEGGVDGAWLPEPWVSRLVVEAGATVLVDERDLWDDGAFPTTVLLVRADFARQHPDAVDDLLAGHIASVQWLADNAGQAPAVINAALEEATGKGLSDEVLTRALQNVTFTVDPHAETFERLVQNGLAAGTQKEGSIDGLFDLRALNAQLADDDQEAVSAAGLGVD; encoded by the coding sequence GTGAAGATCACCCGCAGGACCACCGCTCTGACCGCCCTTGGACTGGCCGTCATGATGCTCGCGGGCTGTGCCTCAGCATCCGCCGATCAGAACGGCGCAGACCTCGCGGAAGTGCGCGTGGGTTACTTCGCCAACGTGACCCACGCGCCGGCACTCGTCGGCATCTCGGAGGGCCTGCTGCAGGACGCGCTGGGCGACGTCGAGCTGAAGGCCGAGGTGCTGGGGGCCGGCCCGGCCGCGATCGAGGCGCTGTCGGCCGGCGCGATCGATGCCGCCTACATCGGTCCGAACCCCGCGATCAACACGTTCATCCAGTCGGGCGGGCAGTCGGCGAAGATCATCGCCGGGGCGACATCGGGCGGTGCGGCGCTGGTCGTGGACGACGAGATCACGGGCATCGACGACCTGAGGGGGAGCACCATCGCGACCCCGCAGCTCGGCAACACGCAGGATGTCGCGCTGCGCAGCTGGCTGACCGACGAGGGGCTGGCGACGTCCGTTTCGGGCGGCGGCGATGTGAACATCACGCCGACCGAGAACGCGCTGACGTTCACCCTGTTCCAGGAAGGCGGCGTCGACGGCGCCTGGCTGCCCGAGCCGTGGGTGTCGCGGCTTGTGGTCGAGGCCGGTGCGACGGTGCTCGTCGATGAGAGGGATCTCTGGGACGATGGCGCGTTCCCGACGACGGTGCTGCTGGTGCGCGCGGACTTCGCGCGGCAGCATCCGGATGCCGTCGACGATCTGCTCGCCGGGCACATCGCCTCGGTGCAATGGCTCGCCGATAACGCCGGCCAGGCGCCGGCGGTGATCAACGCCGCGCTGGAGGAGGCCACGGGCAAGGGCCTGTCCGACGAGGTACTGACCCGTGCGCTGCAGAACGTGACCTTCACGGTCGATCCGCACGCCGAGACGTTCGAGAGACTCGTGCAGAACGGTCTGGCCGCCGGCACGCAGAAGGAAGGGTCGATCGACGGGCTGTTCGACCTGCGGGCGTTGAACGCGCAGCTGGCGGACGACGACCAGGAGGCTGTATCGGCAGCCGGGCTGGGCGTGGACTGA
- the cobA gene encoding uroporphyrinogen-III C-methyltransferase produces the protein MTGHVTLVGAGPGDAGLLTLRALRALEKADVIVADRLGARQVLAQLADDGIVLAAEVIDVGKLPGHHRVPQDGINDLLVQRALCGEHVVRLKGGDPFVFGRGREEQLHCEAAGVPVEVVPGITSAVSVPAIAGIPLTHRGVAASFTVVSAHDQLAAGGMLTRSVGDHTLVLLMGVSTLGHSAHVLAAGARGRDCPVAIIEDGYGEAERVTIGTLGTIAHLAAQRQVRSPAVIVVGEVVRLSPHAAYGGPVRRTAPHDRAKPRRRWADALDAGLAVDTSLASAVESALTTAEPTRSR, from the coding sequence ATGACCGGACATGTCACGCTCGTCGGGGCGGGACCAGGCGACGCCGGGCTGCTGACCCTGCGCGCTCTTCGAGCGCTCGAGAAGGCCGACGTGATTGTCGCCGACCGGCTGGGCGCCCGGCAGGTGCTCGCCCAGCTGGCAGACGACGGCATCGTGCTTGCAGCCGAGGTGATCGACGTGGGAAAGCTGCCCGGTCACCATCGGGTGCCGCAGGACGGCATCAACGATCTGCTGGTGCAGCGCGCCCTCTGCGGCGAGCACGTCGTCAGACTCAAGGGCGGCGATCCGTTCGTGTTCGGCCGTGGCCGTGAGGAGCAGCTGCACTGCGAAGCGGCAGGGGTACCGGTCGAGGTGGTGCCCGGCATCACCAGCGCCGTCTCGGTGCCGGCGATCGCGGGCATCCCGCTCACTCATCGCGGTGTCGCAGCGTCGTTCACGGTCGTCAGCGCACACGATCAGCTCGCGGCGGGCGGCATGCTGACCCGGTCAGTGGGCGACCACACCCTGGTGCTGCTGATGGGGGTCAGCACACTCGGCCATTCCGCACACGTGCTGGCAGCCGGTGCCCGCGGTCGCGACTGCCCCGTTGCCATCATCGAGGACGGCTACGGCGAGGCGGAGCGGGTCACGATCGGCACCCTCGGCACGATCGCGCATCTAGCGGCACAGCGGCAGGTGCGCTCGCCGGCCGTGATCGTGGTCGGCGAGGTCGTGCGGCTGAGCCCGCACGCCGCGTACGGGGGACCCGTCCGGCGGACGGCGCCGCACGATCGGGCGAAGCCGAGGCGGCGATGGGCAGATGCCCTCGATGCCGGCCTCGCCGTCGACACGAGTCTCGCCTCGGCCGTCGAGAGCGCGCTGACCACCGCTGAACCCACTCGCTCCCGCTGA
- a CDS encoding NAD(P)/FAD-dependent oxidoreductase — protein MTDPEYDVLIVGGGPAGLSAALNLGRALMRVLLIDADRPRNAATLVSHGFLTRDGVSPHELRRLAREELAGYPNVVIRTRRRVFGIAAAADGFLAEVGRREPTDVVRARAVLLATGVREQLPDVPNLRGFYGVSLFSCVACDAWDLREKSLALIGESADLVARARLIARWTSRLTVFTHGSAVIGPDEEAELIAQGIAVERSPIVELRGERGVITGIRVADGGDHAIDGGFVQPQWDAELAYLREVMPDIDEDGHLIVDRSGRTSRSGLYAAGDIAAPGPQQLVVAAGAGARVAAVIVHDTLGVTTTH, from the coding sequence ATGACTGATCCCGAGTACGACGTGCTGATCGTCGGCGGCGGCCCGGCCGGGCTATCGGCCGCTCTGAACCTGGGGCGTGCGCTCATGCGCGTTCTGCTGATCGACGCCGATCGTCCCCGCAACGCGGCCACGCTGGTGTCGCACGGCTTCCTCACCCGCGACGGCGTCTCGCCACACGAGCTGCGCCGTCTCGCACGTGAGGAGCTCGCGGGCTATCCGAACGTCGTGATCCGCACCCGGCGGCGTGTGTTCGGCATCGCGGCCGCCGCCGACGGCTTCCTCGCCGAGGTCGGCCGCCGAGAACCGACAGACGTTGTGCGCGCGCGGGCCGTGCTACTGGCGACCGGAGTGCGCGAGCAGCTGCCCGATGTGCCCAATCTGCGCGGGTTCTACGGCGTGAGCCTGTTCAGCTGCGTCGCCTGTGACGCCTGGGACCTGCGCGAGAAGAGTCTGGCGCTGATCGGTGAGAGCGCCGACCTCGTCGCCAGGGCACGGCTGATTGCGCGGTGGACCTCCCGGCTGACGGTGTTCACCCACGGTTCGGCGGTGATCGGGCCCGATGAGGAAGCCGAGCTGATCGCGCAGGGGATCGCGGTGGAGCGCTCGCCGATCGTCGAGCTGCGCGGCGAACGGGGCGTGATCACGGGCATCCGCGTCGCCGACGGCGGCGACCACGCGATCGACGGAGGCTTCGTGCAGCCGCAGTGGGACGCCGAGCTCGCCTATCTGCGCGAGGTGATGCCAGATATCGATGAGGACGGGCATCTGATCGTCGATCGGTCGGGGCGCACCAGCCGGTCGGGGCTGTACGCCGCGGGCGACATCGCCGCCCCCGGCCCGCAACAACTCGTAGTCGCTGCCGGTGCCGGGGCGCGGGTGGCGGCGGTCATCGTGCACGACACGCTCGGGGTCACAACGACGCATTGA
- a CDS encoding Eco57I restriction-modification methylase domain-containing protein, with translation MPIDIAASRSADRPRHRHNREVTTAPSLHPEDTAALRKARGAFFTPAAITAHIAAWAIRDASDAVLEPSAGDAAFLVSAVERLRSLASDGSAPRVDGVEIHAHSAHVGSERVRAAGGIPHITVQDFFLVEPTPTYDAVIGNPPYIRYQDFSGEARTRSRAAALRAGVSLTGLASSWAAFTVQSALFLKPGGRLGLVLPAELLSVNYAAPVRRFLFENFRSVELILFDEQVFPEAEADVVLLLADGFRQGPTDRGLFRQTRNAATLDALPAGTTWAPLTPDAKWTGSIVDPNAVEPLRTLRAEGHFTDLEAWGDTTLGIVTGNNRYFTLSPERAKRLGLDRSELLRLSPPGSAHLRGLALTARAWHQLGAAEKSTLLFSPRAKPSRAAQDYIRYGEATGVDTAYKCRVRKEWHRVPLVKPADLLLTYMNADTPRLTTNAARAHHLNSVHGVYLKPELRDAGADLLPLASLNSVTLLNAEMVGRAYGGGILKIEPREADRWAMPTPALIAEHADRLRAAKPQVARMLRSGRLHDAVAVVDEVLLRSSGRTSESELLAIRAAHAELTRRRVTRGASGR, from the coding sequence ATGCCCATCGACATCGCGGCCAGCCGCTCGGCCGACCGACCGCGGCACCGTCACAATAGAGAGGTGACGACTGCGCCTTCCCTCCACCCGGAGGACACCGCCGCGCTGCGCAAGGCGCGGGGCGCGTTCTTCACGCCCGCGGCGATCACCGCGCACATCGCCGCGTGGGCGATCCGCGACGCATCGGATGCTGTCCTCGAGCCATCCGCCGGAGACGCGGCGTTCCTGGTGTCGGCCGTCGAGCGCCTGCGCTCGCTGGCATCCGATGGTTCCGCTCCGCGCGTCGACGGCGTCGAGATCCACGCGCACAGCGCCCACGTCGGTAGCGAGCGCGTACGCGCGGCGGGAGGCATCCCGCACATCACTGTGCAGGACTTCTTCCTGGTCGAGCCGACGCCGACGTACGACGCGGTGATCGGAAACCCGCCCTACATCCGATACCAGGACTTCTCGGGCGAAGCGCGCACGCGCTCCCGCGCCGCGGCGCTGCGCGCCGGCGTCTCGCTGACCGGCCTGGCGTCAAGTTGGGCGGCCTTCACCGTGCAGTCGGCACTGTTCCTCAAGCCCGGTGGTCGCCTGGGACTGGTGCTGCCCGCCGAACTGCTCTCGGTCAACTACGCCGCTCCCGTGCGCCGGTTCCTGTTCGAGAACTTCCGCTCGGTCGAGCTGATCCTCTTCGACGAACAGGTCTTCCCCGAGGCTGAGGCCGACGTGGTGCTGCTGCTCGCCGACGGCTTCCGACAGGGCCCCACAGATCGCGGCCTGTTCCGTCAGACCCGCAATGCCGCGACTCTCGACGCGCTCCCCGCGGGCACCACCTGGGCGCCTCTGACTCCCGATGCCAAGTGGACCGGCAGCATCGTCGACCCCAATGCCGTCGAACCCCTGCGTACGCTGCGCGCCGAAGGGCACTTCACCGACCTCGAGGCCTGGGGTGACACGACGCTCGGCATCGTGACCGGCAACAACCGCTACTTCACCCTCTCGCCCGAGCGGGCCAAGCGGCTGGGCCTCGACCGCAGCGAACTGCTGCGCCTCTCCCCTCCCGGCAGCGCGCACCTGCGTGGCCTCGCGCTGACGGCGAGGGCATGGCATCAGTTGGGCGCCGCCGAGAAATCGACCCTGCTGTTCTCGCCGCGCGCGAAGCCGTCGCGCGCCGCTCAGGACTACATCCGCTATGGCGAGGCCACCGGCGTCGACACGGCCTACAAGTGCCGGGTGCGCAAAGAGTGGCACCGCGTGCCCCTCGTCAAGCCGGCCGACCTGCTGCTGACGTACATGAACGCCGATACCCCGCGGCTGACGACCAACGCGGCCCGCGCGCACCATCTCAACTCGGTGCACGGCGTGTATCTCAAGCCCGAGCTGCGCGATGCCGGCGCCGACCTGCTGCCGCTGGCGAGCCTCAACTCGGTCACGCTGCTCAACGCCGAGATGGTCGGCCGCGCCTACGGCGGCGGCATCCTCAAGATCGAACCCCGTGAGGCCGACCGGTGGGCGATGCCCACCCCGGCGCTGATCGCCGAGCACGCCGACCGGTTGCGGGCGGCGAAGCCGCAGGTGGCGCGGATGCTGCGCTCTGGCCGCCTGCACGATGCCGTCGCCGTGGTCGACGAGGTGCTGCTGCGCTCATCGGGCCGCACGTCGGAGTCCGAGCTGCTCGCGATCCGTGCCGCCCATGCCGAACTCACCCGCCGCCGAGTCACCAGGGGAGCCAGTGGCCGCTGA
- a CDS encoding ATP-dependent helicase, protein MTENDALAGLDAAQLQAVEHGDGPLVIAAGAGTGKTRVLTARVARLLQAGVAPERMLLLTFTRRAAASMITRAAAMCGDAQSAQRIAGGTFHAVAHRIIAEHAQHLGLADVTVLDPDDVIDLLDLLRSEHGLDGTGPAGQTTRLPTTRTIADIGSRAINTGTPARQVIDEQFPWALEHADAVLALLRHYSIRKRERGLLDFDDLLIAWRALVRDPDVGARLRARWDWVLVDEYQDVNSLQVDIVRGLAPDGRGLTVVGDDAQAIYGFRGASAGHLLGLAESFDDATVVRLERNFRSTQPILDLANEVRPGDLGLRLRADRADPGVAPALVVCRNADDEARTVADRVLAAHADGMPLREQAVLMRTGSHSALLEVELKVRGIPFHKFGGIGYLETSHVRDLLAGFRVVLNPADEVSWYRLLTRHRAIGKVSARTLAGILADGGIDRAADAVAAAPAKARTGLASTLSLLGAVDATTTVPELVEACRGAVDPLLRAHYPDWQRRVTDVDGIAEAAARQSDLRMFVSEQALDPTNVAGDWAKKPHLDEDWVTLSTIHSAKGLEFSAVHVIRSCDGSMPSDMALSSSSGLAEEQRLFYVALTRARDTLDVYAPARLPTHPTSFLARHVVAKPSRFLTAEARALMQTVDTAEGDAAGRAGSPGDAAGHDTPGQGHGARTATARVRLDEFDDLFA, encoded by the coding sequence GTGACAGAGAACGATGCACTCGCCGGACTCGACGCCGCTCAACTGCAGGCCGTCGAGCATGGCGATGGACCGCTGGTGATCGCGGCCGGTGCGGGCACCGGCAAGACCCGCGTGCTCACCGCGCGCGTGGCCCGCCTGTTGCAGGCCGGGGTGGCGCCCGAGCGGATGCTGCTGCTCACCTTCACGCGGCGCGCGGCGGCGTCGATGATCACGCGCGCCGCGGCGATGTGCGGTGACGCGCAGTCGGCGCAGCGGATCGCCGGCGGCACCTTCCACGCGGTGGCGCACCGGATCATCGCCGAACATGCGCAGCACCTGGGGCTGGCCGATGTCACGGTGCTCGACCCCGACGACGTGATCGATCTGCTCGATCTGCTGCGCTCCGAGCACGGCCTCGACGGCACAGGGCCGGCCGGGCAGACCACGCGCCTGCCGACCACGCGCACCATTGCCGACATCGGTTCGCGGGCGATCAATACCGGCACCCCGGCCCGGCAGGTGATCGACGAGCAGTTCCCGTGGGCGCTCGAGCACGCCGACGCGGTGCTCGCTCTGCTGCGGCACTACAGCATCCGAAAGCGCGAGCGCGGCCTGCTCGACTTCGACGACCTGCTCATCGCATGGCGGGCGCTGGTGCGCGACCCCGATGTCGGAGCGCGCCTGCGCGCGCGATGGGACTGGGTGCTCGTCGACGAGTACCAAGACGTCAACAGCCTGCAGGTCGACATCGTGCGCGGCCTTGCCCCCGATGGGCGGGGGCTCACGGTGGTCGGTGACGATGCGCAGGCGATCTACGGGTTCCGCGGGGCGAGCGCGGGGCACCTGTTGGGGCTCGCCGAGAGCTTCGATGACGCGACGGTCGTGCGGTTGGAACGCAACTTCCGCTCGACCCAGCCGATCCTCGACCTGGCCAACGAGGTGCGTCCCGGCGACCTGGGGCTGCGTCTGCGGGCTGACCGTGCGGATCCAGGCGTCGCGCCGGCGCTCGTCGTCTGCCGCAATGCCGATGATGAGGCGCGCACGGTCGCCGACCGGGTTCTCGCGGCCCACGCCGACGGCATGCCCCTGCGCGAACAGGCCGTGCTGATGCGCACCGGATCGCACAGCGCGCTGCTGGAAGTCGAACTGAAGGTGCGGGGTATCCCGTTCCACAAGTTCGGTGGCATCGGGTACCTCGAGACCTCGCACGTGCGCGATCTGCTGGCGGGATTCCGGGTGGTGCTCAACCCCGCCGACGAGGTCTCCTGGTATCGGCTGCTGACCCGTCATCGCGCCATCGGCAAAGTGTCGGCGCGCACGCTGGCGGGGATCCTCGCCGATGGTGGGATCGACCGCGCGGCGGATGCTGTCGCCGCAGCACCCGCAAAGGCGCGCACCGGACTGGCATCGACGCTTTCGTTGCTGGGCGCGGTGGATGCCACGACAACCGTGCCCGAGCTCGTGGAGGCCTGTCGCGGTGCCGTCGACCCACTGTTGCGTGCGCACTACCCTGACTGGCAGCGGCGGGTGACGGATGTCGATGGCATCGCTGAGGCGGCCGCGCGGCAGTCCGATCTGCGGATGTTCGTGAGCGAGCAGGCCCTCGATCCGACGAACGTCGCGGGGGATTGGGCGAAGAAGCCGCATCTCGATGAGGACTGGGTGACGCTCTCGACCATCCACTCGGCCAAGGGGCTCGAGTTCAGCGCCGTGCACGTGATTCGCTCGTGCGATGGGTCGATGCCGTCAGACATGGCGTTGTCGTCGTCATCGGGGCTGGCCGAGGAGCAGCGGCTGTTCTACGTGGCACTCACTCGGGCGCGCGACACGCTCGACGTGTACGCGCCGGCGCGGTTGCCCACGCATCCCACGTCGTTCCTCGCCCGCCACGTGGTGGCGAAGCCGAGCCGCTTTCTCACGGCCGAGGCCCGGGCGCTGATGCAGACGGTCGATACGGCCGAGGGCGACGCGGCCGGTCGGGCGGGGAGCCCGGGCGACGCGGCGGGACACGACACCCCGGGGCAGGGGCACGGGGCGAGGACGGCCACCGCGCGAGTGCGGCTCGACGAGTTCGACGACCTGTTCGCGTGA
- a CDS encoding FAD-dependent oxidoreductase — protein MTSTPLTLRVAIVGAGPAGIYAGNLLATAVDALRDVAPEAAEGQHPIESVEIDLFESLPAPYGLIRYGVAPDHPRIKGIVNSLHEMLDAQIEGAARRTIRFIGNVEVGRDIALDELRERYHAVILATGAIRDAALDVPGVDLPGSYGAADFVAWFDGHPDVARTWPLDARSVAVIGNGNVALDVARVLAKHAEDLRSTEIPDNVLAGLEASAVADVHVFGRRGPAGIKFTPIELRELGEVPGVDVVLYDEDFEGVDPADAPNNQMKVMLRTLNSWRGRPAGTASRRLHLHFWHAPVAIEGEGRVSGIRFERTRAGADGALERTGEVREYDVQAVYRAVGYYGTRVVGAPFDEAHGVVPNEGGRVVGEPGLYATGWIKRGPVGLIGHTKSDALETVTNLIADAGAGVLGNAGSLAAPGRAGDVLDLLDERETAYTTWDGWLALDARERALGESHVHTRERVKVVPREEQVAVSRDGVLVR, from the coding sequence ATGACCTCCACTCCTCTGACCCTGCGCGTCGCGATCGTCGGCGCCGGTCCCGCCGGCATCTACGCCGGCAACCTGCTGGCCACCGCGGTCGACGCACTTCGAGATGTGGCTCCCGAAGCGGCCGAAGGGCAGCATCCGATCGAGAGCGTCGAGATCGACCTGTTCGAATCGCTGCCCGCCCCGTACGGCCTCATCCGGTACGGCGTCGCGCCCGACCACCCGCGCATCAAGGGCATCGTGAACTCGCTGCACGAGATGCTCGACGCCCAGATCGAGGGCGCCGCGCGCCGCACGATCCGGTTCATCGGCAACGTTGAGGTCGGCCGCGACATCGCGCTCGACGAGTTGCGTGAGCGCTATCACGCGGTCATTCTCGCCACCGGTGCGATCCGTGACGCCGCACTGGACGTGCCCGGTGTCGACCTGCCCGGCTCTTACGGCGCGGCCGACTTCGTTGCGTGGTTCGACGGGCATCCCGATGTTGCGCGCACCTGGCCGCTGGACGCGAGATCGGTGGCCGTCATCGGCAATGGCAATGTCGCCCTTGATGTGGCGCGGGTGCTCGCCAAGCATGCCGAGGATCTGCGCAGTACTGAGATTCCCGACAACGTACTCGCTGGGCTCGAGGCCTCGGCCGTTGCCGACGTGCACGTGTTCGGGCGCCGTGGTCCCGCCGGCATCAAGTTCACCCCGATCGAGCTGCGCGAACTCGGCGAGGTCCCCGGCGTCGACGTCGTGCTGTACGACGAGGACTTCGAGGGCGTCGACCCTGCGGATGCGCCGAACAATCAGATGAAGGTCATGCTGCGCACCCTGAACAGCTGGCGCGGGCGGCCGGCCGGCACGGCATCGCGCCGGCTGCATCTGCATTTTTGGCATGCTCCCGTGGCGATCGAGGGTGAGGGGCGAGTCTCGGGCATCCGATTCGAGCGCACTCGCGCCGGCGCCGACGGCGCGCTCGAACGCACCGGCGAGGTGCGCGAATACGACGTGCAGGCGGTCTACCGTGCCGTCGGCTACTACGGCACGCGAGTGGTCGGTGCGCCCTTCGACGAGGCGCACGGCGTGGTGCCGAATGAGGGCGGTCGCGTCGTCGGCGAGCCGGGGCTGTACGCCACCGGGTGGATCAAACGGGGCCCGGTGGGGCTGATCGGGCACACCAAGTCGGATGCCCTCGAGACCGTCACGAATCTGATCGCGGATGCTGGCGCGGGCGTGCTCGGCAACGCTGGCTCTCTGGCCGCGCCGGGGCGTGCGGGCGACGTGCTCGACCTGCTCGACGAGCGCGAGACCGCCTACACGACGTGGGACGGATGGCTGGCGTTGGATGCCCGCGAGCGGGCGCTCGGCGAATCGCACGTGCACACCCGCGAGCGGGTCAAGGTCGTGCCGCGCGAAGAGCAGGTGGCGGTGTCGCGCGACGGGGTGCTGGTCCGATGA
- a CDS encoding ABC transporter ATP-binding protein codes for MGAFAAKSVDAPASTARLAPSFDGIDPAPSLAPVVTPAVRVSHVTKRYGTGPVVLDDISLDIAPGEFVCLLGASGCGKSTLLNLIAGLEAASAGTVELAATPSHRAGSAKGAAVMFQEAALMPWLTARKNIELALRLRGVPRGERRVGAERLLGTVNLTEAAQKRPHELSGGMRQRVALARALAQDRPVLLMDEPFAALDAITRDLLHEELERVWRATGRTIVFVTHNVREAARLGQRVILLSSRPGRIAGEWRIRNTVGRRIESPEVAALAAEITAELRKEIARNAS; via the coding sequence ATGGGCGCCTTCGCAGCCAAGAGTGTGGATGCCCCAGCATCCACCGCCCGACTGGCGCCGAGCTTCGACGGCATCGACCCGGCGCCGTCGCTGGCTCCTGTTGTCACTCCCGCCGTGCGGGTCTCGCACGTCACCAAGCGGTACGGCACGGGGCCGGTCGTGCTCGACGACATCTCACTCGACATCGCCCCCGGCGAGTTCGTCTGCCTGCTCGGCGCCTCAGGCTGCGGCAAGTCAACGCTGCTGAACCTCATCGCCGGACTCGAAGCGGCCAGCGCCGGCACGGTCGAGCTCGCCGCGACCCCGTCGCACCGTGCGGGTTCTGCGAAGGGCGCGGCGGTGATGTTCCAGGAGGCCGCGCTGATGCCGTGGCTCACGGCCCGCAAGAACATCGAACTGGCGCTGCGACTGCGCGGGGTACCGCGTGGCGAGCGTCGGGTCGGTGCCGAACGGCTGCTCGGCACCGTGAACCTCACCGAGGCGGCACAGAAGCGTCCGCACGAGCTCTCCGGTGGCATGCGGCAGCGCGTCGCGCTCGCGAGGGCGCTGGCGCAGGACCGTCCGGTGCTGCTGATGGATGAGCCCTTCGCGGCGCTGGATGCCATCACCCGCGATCTGCTGCATGAGGAGCTCGAGCGGGTCTGGCGCGCCACCGGCCGCACGATCGTGTTCGTCACCCACAACGTGCGCGAAGCGGCCAGGCTGGGGCAGCGGGTCATCCTGCTCTCCAGCCGGCCCGGTCGCATCGCGGGGGAGTGGCGCATCCGCAACACCGTCGGCCGCCGCATCGAATCCCCCGAGGTGGCGGCGCTGGCCGCAGAGATCACCGCCGAGCTGCGCAAGGAGATCGCCCGAAATGCCTCCTGA